The Mya arenaria isolate MELC-2E11 chromosome 15, ASM2691426v1 genomic sequence CATAAAGGTATAgcaaccatttataattgtcCAGTTCCAAAAAACAATAGACAAGCATGTGTTGGTCGCTCCACGGCACTCTTGTTAACTACCTACAATCTTTTTGCATTCTTTAGCTTGTCTGTCTTTCAAAGAGAAAAATCCAGGTACTGTCATTACTAAGTCTCATCAGCAGTAGATGTGTCGATGTCATTGTAATGTGAAAACTTTgaacttggccataactcaaactTGTTCTGAatttggccataactcaaacacattcaagatattgaaattcAAAGAGGTATACATGTTGCCGGAGACATAAAGCATTTGTAAAGCAAGGCCCATAGGCCATACCTCTTAcataaataattgttgagttatgcccctttgtgattggaaaaaacaacagaaaattaTTGGCGTTTGCTTTGAGGCCCTCttgttatattatgtaattACAGCATATTATAGAACTATACTTCTGGACTGATTTTGTTTTCAGCCTCTGTCATTGATGTTCAGTTGCATGGACAGCAGGGTGGTGTCTTCATCGTTTACCAACAGTGAGATTGGTGACAACTATATTATCAAAAATGCTGGCAACTTTGTGCCTTACCCCGATGATCTTTTGCAAATCGCCAACACAACCAGCGCTGCCGGAGCCTTGGAGTTGACCTGTGTAAGACAGAAGATCCGACATGTGGTTGTGGCAGGGCATTCAGATTGTAAGGTACGACTATTCTATTATATGACCATTTATAAAACAGGACATATTATAGTTTTACCAGTGGAGTACGGGGAAGGCGGACAGTATGCTGTCCCTGCAATATTGCTCTTGTCACTggagagttatcaccctttaattaTATTACCTAAAATTGGCTTTGTAaactcaataactttagaagtcTTTGTCCAATAAGGCCAACcttaaatttttttttgtttggagTAACCCTACCCAGATTTTTtaagggtaggtaggtaggtttttttttgtttttttttttctccaacgACAACTGGATCTTGTGTACAGTACATTCACTACATAACACTAGTTATTCAAGGCATTGTAATAAACTTTTGAACAACAAACATCTTAACTTCtgttcctttatttttttaatttcaaagaatttcAATCTACTTAAGACTGACACAGAGATGAactcaacaaaacaaacttatgaCACTCAAGATAAGCAAacgaaaatgtgaaacaaattgGTTTACATACAATCATACAATGGCTTTGTGTACTTGTAGTTCACTTGATGAGACTGAAATCCTGTCATATGAATGTGGACTAAATTTTTCTGTTGCAGTCTCTGAGGGCTTTGACGAGACcgttatttttgacattttttcgaAGTTGTCGTAGTAGCTCTCCGGGATTGTTTCATCATTctccattaaaatatcaaatacatcgtATCATGTGTAGTCGACATTGAATTTTCttacaaagttgtttttaaattttttatttaagtaatttattgtcaCACAAAATGTAATTTCGTTCCGTTCACGTTCGACAAACTTGCAGTCAGCCATGTTTTCGAAACGCTCATTGCGATCAGCGATAAAAACCGAAGCTCTACGAGTGTGTCTACAAATCGAAAAGAACCGAAACAGAAGAAAAGAGCAGAAACAGAAAATAGTAGCGGAAAggcgttgaaaaaaaaatttgcggatcaaaatgccaaaaaaaaatttgagtAGGCAACGATTTTTATGGGTCGGTCGCGTTACTCCAAACAagaaattttttattttaggcctAATCACCAAGTTAAGTCAGATTGAGTAAGGACAGAATGTCTTTGTCAGGTTCGATAACAGCCATGTTGCCTCTGTCACTCAAGatttatgacccttgaattggcaaaaacaGCCTCCGCTCTCTAATTTTGTCTTAATGTACATCCACTTGTCACCAAATTTCGTGTCCTTAACCTAGGACGGGCATATTGTGTGGCAGTTGGCActcttgttttcaaaaatgatacaatttattttgaaaattaaacgtttttattaataaatcacGTCCGCTCATTtactaacaataaaacaaacattacatgtGTAGACTTGAAGTTATAACATGATCCACTTATGTCTTGcagtttgataaataaatttctCTTTCAGGAATAACACAACATCAGCATTTATTGATCTTTTCCAGGCTATGCGACTTCTTTTTGAACTTCGAAATGAGATGGATAAGAAAACTGGTTCTCCTCTGGAGCTGTGGATTAAAAAGCATGGCGCAAAGACTATAGAAAAGTTTAATTTCTTGAATGAAGGGAATGACTTTATTGGGCCAGTACCGTACAAACAGGAGACTGATTCTAAATTTTTCAGTGTGTTCATAGATCCCGATCAGAATCACAACTTGGTTGATAAGCTGTCACAGGTAATGTTGGGGTGTCAGTCATTGTTTTTAACAAGGCTTGACTGTTTCTTAAAGGAAACAAATGGAGGTATTGTGATGGCCTCGGTGTCTTTGTCGTCAGTGGCTTGCAAAATCTGTTGCCTTAACTCAAAATTCacaaactgttcaagatattaaaatgaagCTTGGTACTCAGGTTGCCAGACATGATACACACATGTAAAGGAAGGCTCATAACTCTGGCAAAAAAATAGTGTTGGAAAAACTCCTAATATAAGTGCCATATCCTTGGTGTTGTCAGCAGTTTTGACATGCCATTACCTCAATATTGGTCCCAACAGCACAAGACCTTATACTTGCCAAAAAATGTGATGAGGCTTACCGGGGTATGTTGTAATTACTTCCTTCACAATGCTTGTGGAACAAATCagttaaaataatgtatgtCATAGCTAGAAAGtcaaatactgtgaaatcattaatgttcgtgggcatgaaatttcgtggtttgccgaaaaaaaaacaatttcgtgggtacttgaattcgtggattttcatttttgaaaaaaaaaatcgaagatgcgatcgtcctagatcgtctgcataatatccacgcgctggcccgtgatttccgtcttctatgTCACTctgtttatgacactcgctaatgtggtacgacatgccaattagtgcatatatatatacccatgtcacttatcgattaaattgggaataaaggtaataaaagaagatgtaccctgatcataaatacagataggggaagccattgaatgccagttaagaattttgcaaactgtgaaaacaccgaaaaggtgcgtatattttacgttcggtgcttagtaaccttcaatgtactagtaatcgattaattatttcattaaataaaaaaattgagtacagacactcatcacgcacatcttgtaaacttggagattttcattaacagcaaacgtttaaacacgtgcttataagtgtcatttgctgcataaaacacatttaatttatttggttCATTATCTGTTAAAggcatttataatattttaacagaataatgatcgtaagttatacagtgagacaggttttaacactgtatactgcggcctctgtaaataatatactagtactagagtatgtacgtaacaaggcaattgaaaaagtgaataaagggtttatatttcgtgggatcttgaatttgtggatcacccaacccacgaaaaccacgaacattaatgccccacgaacattaatgatttcacagtagtcTAATAAGATGATATAAGATAATCTTGTTTCACATGTTCACTTACACAAAACACTCAGAAAAACAGACAGGCTTTATTATTTGCTCTCAGTGCTTTTGACAGAGCTTAGAAAAACAGATAAACGCATAAAACTTGGAGAAATTGTCCCAAATACATGTTACATCTTAAAGCGATAAAGacaataataaatgattaaactAGTGTTTTAATGGTTTAGAAAAAGTAGCGTAAATAAAGTTATCAGggaaagttaaaaaatataataaattgctGTTTGAGTAGGCCTTGTTTTGGAATGCCTTTTTGTTAGTACGCCTTCATGTTGGTACACCTAAATGTTAGTACGCCTTCATGTTGGTATACCTTCATGTTGTTGCGCCTTCATGTTTGTATGCCTTCATGTTGGTTTGCCTTCATGTTTGTATGCCTTCATGTTGGAATGCCTTCATGTTTGTATGCCTTCATGTTGGAATGCCTTCATGTTTGTTTGCCTTCATGTTGGTTTGCCTTCATGTTGGAATGCCTTCATGTTAGTATGTATTCATGTTGTATGTCTTCATGGTGGTACGCCTTCATGTTGGTATGCCTCCATGTTGTTATGCCTTCATGATGGTTTGCCTTCTTGTTGGTTTGCCTTCATGTTTGTATGCCTTCATGTTGGAATGCCTTCATGTTTGTTGGCCTTCATGTTGGTTTGCCTTCATGTTGTTATGCCTTCATGTTGAAATGCCTTCATGTGTGTATGCCTTCATGTTGGTATGTCTTCATGTTGGTATGCCTTCATGTTGGTATGTCTTCATGTTGGTATGCCTTTATGTTGGTATGTCTTCATGTTGGTATGCCTTCATGTTGGTATGTCTTCATGTTGTTATGTCTTTATGTTGGTATGCTTTCATGTTGGTATGCCTTCATGTTGGTATGTCTTCAAAAAGAATCATGTTGTTATGCCTTCATGTTTGTTTGCCTTCATGTTGTTATGCCTTCATGTTGAAATGCCTTCATGTTGGTATGTCTTCATGTTGTTATGCCTTCATGTTTGTTTCCCTTCATGTTGGTATGTATTCATGTTATGTCTTCATGTTGTTATGCCTTCATGTTGTTATGCCTTCATGTTGGTATGTCTTCATGTTGGTATGCCTTTATGTTGGTATGTCTTCATGTTGGTATGTCTTCAGGTTGGTATGCCTTCATGTTGGTTTTGTCGTCATGTTGTTATGCCTTCATGTTTGTTTGTCTTCATGTTGGTATGTCTTCATGTTGGTATGTATTCATGTTATGTCTTCATGTTGTTATGCCTTCATGTTGGTATGTCTTCATGTTGGCATGCCTTCATGTTGGTATGTCTTCATGTTGTTATGCCTTCATGTTTGTTTCCCTTCATGTTGGTATGTATTCATGTTATGTCTTCATGTTGTTATGCCTTCATGTTGTTATGCCTTCATGTTGGTATGTCTTCATGTTGGTATGCCTTTATGTTGGTATGTCTTCATGTTGGTATGTCTTCAGGTTGGTATGCCTTCATGTTGGTATGTCGTCATGTTGTTATGCCTTCATGTTTGTTTGTCTTCATGTTGGTATGTCTTCATGTTGGTATGTATTCATGTTATGTCTTCATGTTGTTATGCCTTCATGTTGGTATGTCTTCATGTTGGCATGCCTTCATGTTGGTATGTCTTCATGTTGGTATGCCTTCATGTTGGTATGTCTTCATTTTGTTATGCCTTCATGTTGGTATGCCACTTTGTTGGTACACCTAAATGTTGGTATGCCTTCTTGTTGGTACACTTAAAAATTGGTAGACCTAAAAGCTGGTACGCTTCATGGTGTGCGCCTTAAAGTTGGTATGCTTTACCCTGTACCCTATTCTATGGCCAAAGCAATGAAgtataaacaccacacacatTTGAAACTATGACTGTTAGAGTTTAATTTTATCTGCCAGACAAAAACCATGAGGCTTGGTGAATCAA encodes the following:
- the LOC128220533 gene encoding beta carbonic anhydrase 1-like isoform X1, giving the protein MRGFSKLLEGIVKYTLFDKSHTLFKLKVVGEHPNPLSLMFSCMDSRVVSSSFTNSEIGDNYIIKNAGNFVPYPDDLLQIANTTSAAGALELTCVRQKIRHVVVAGHSDCKAMRLLFELRNEMDKKTGSPLELWIKKHGAKTIEKFNFLNEGNDFIGPVPYKQETDSKFFSVFIDPDQNHNLVDKLSQVNCIQQLENIAAYPFLKERLVNNDLMLHALWYDIHTGNVHLLSRQRQRFVEVNERSYFGLMQEVDAVSEEKN
- the LOC128220533 gene encoding beta carbonic anhydrase 1-like isoform X2, coding for MFSCMDSRVVSSSFTNSEIGDNYIIKNAGNFVPYPDDLLQIANTTSAAGALELTCVRQKIRHVVVAGHSDCKAMRLLFELRNEMDKKTGSPLELWIKKHGAKTIEKFNFLNEGNDFIGPVPYKQETDSKFFSVFIDPDQNHNLVDKLSQVNCIQQLENIAAYPFLKERLVNNDLMLHALWYDIHTGNVHLLSRQRQRFVEVNERSYFGLMQEVDAVSEEKN